One genomic region from Siniperca chuatsi isolate FFG_IHB_CAS linkage group LG18, ASM2008510v1, whole genome shotgun sequence encodes:
- the sgsm1b gene encoding small G protein signaling modulator 1 isoform X1, with product MFSPVTEAETRQKLLRNVKKEVKQIMEEAVTRKFVHADSSHIISFCAVVEACMLHGLKRHIAGLLCSNKVAALFMKAAKSFSPAEELCHKVQELEQLIENSKQNNSSLSNDRSRQSKLANLPPQALKHLWIRTALMEKLLDKIVLYLVENSSAFYEKEAMLMDPVDGPILASLLVGPCALEYTKVKTADHFWTDPSADELVQRHRIHSGHCRQDSPSRRPALIQKRQSSGSMDDRPLMWVRDYVESLHQNSRATLLFGKNNVLVQPRDDMEAIPGYLSLHQTADLMTLKWTPNQLMNGNVGELDSEKSVYWDYAMTIRLDEIVYLHCHQQVNSGGTVVLVSQDGIQRPPLHFPKGGHLLQFLTCLETGLLPHGQLDPPLWNQRGKGKVFPKLRKRSPHGSCDSVSDKEDDEATDYVFRILFPGNQMEFMALELMDQGVNMWQPTPRKSSCSSCSQNGSSDGSLPNGCNQERAPLKLLCDTMKYQIISRAFYGWLAYCRHLSTVRTHLSALVNTTIVDPDMPCGAQGGLSVEVWGRFLKDSSAYEEKEIHRLVYFGGVAPSLRKEVWPFLLGHYQFTMTEKCRIEIDEQMRNMYEQTMKEWQGCEAIVRQREREKHAEALARCSSGASVERGPVQRDSTISTDSSLSSSSDQQNAHSQSDSSSNAQVFESVEAVDQIETEPRAEEGEVQHSSPLKDITSGNVGAPQLPSCNPSSPGLSNHCPGSENSTLVTESAVGSTTFQQTAEASEILKRKTTPGSQPAGEDAMDPVAKDKVLETKMETVSESEVVKDCGISKSQETSESEEKPEVEEKDVTKEQSEELKAVDTNMNLRCVPENTNVLKLETEIHNEYFQAPPLGQTLTFQAHKSKVLEVEPLCPPTAEKDTNPPSEIKPEIPENPETTSEKNPSQMTKSERKDAEAAVCDLAETKKAAEIPFEKPGSNSPVRQVLNALQSASRGSLSLSSHSRQSPDTADSDDSPSALEMEDIPAGITCVTSEDIKARPLADLAAPPVSFAQREKMASVDLVLDYHLDTAYNTSPEGTDLGLSEEEPEMENVLIEPESAEVGRDTKPDESSEEQTYSQETLDMYLINLHRIDKDVRRCDRAYWYFTPENLDKLRNIMCSYVWQHLDTGYVQGMCDLLAPLLVILDDEVMAFSCFTELMKRMNQNFPHGGAMDSHFANMRSLIQILDSELFELMQQNGDYTHFYFCYRWFLLDFKREMVYDDVFSVWETIWAAKYTSSEHFVLFIALALVEMYRDIILENNMDFTDIIKFFNEMAERHNVPQVLMMARDLVHKVQTLIENK from the exons ATGTTTTCTCCTGTGACAGAGGCCGAGACGCGTCAGAAATTGCTGCGCAATGTGAAGAAAGAG GTGAAACAAATTATGGAGGAGGCGGTAACAAGGAAATTTGTGCATGCAGACAGCAGCCACATCATATCCTTCTGtg cTGTAGTGGAGGCCTGCATGCTTCATGGGCTGAAGCGCCATATTGCAGGCCTGCTGTGTAGTAACAAGGTTGCAGCACTCTTCATGAAGGCGGCAAAAAGCTTTTCGCCTGCTGAGGAACTCTGCCACAAGGTCCAGGAGCTGGAACAGCTCATCGAAAACAG caaGCAGAACAATTCTTCACTGAGTAATGACCGCAGTCGGCAATCCAAGTTGGCCAACCTCCCTCCTCAGGCACTGAAACACCTGTGGATCCGAACTGCACTCATGGAGAAACTCCTGGACAAGATTGTCCTGTACTTGGTGGAGAACAGCAG TGCCTTCTATGAGAAAGAAGCCATGTTGATGGATCCTGTGGATGGACCAATTCTTGCATCTCTTTTGG TTGGCCCTTGTGCTTTGGAGTACACCAAAGTTAAGACCGCAGACCATTTCTGGACAGACCCATCTGCTGACGAGCTCGTACAGCGGCATCGCATCCACAGCGGCCACTGTCGGCAGGATTCACCCTCCAGACGACCTGCCCTG ATCCAGAAGAGGCAGTCCAGTGGTAGCATGGACGATCGCCCTCTCATGTGGGTGAGGGATTATGTTGAATCACTCCACCAAAACTCCAGAGCCACACTTCTGTTTGGAAAGAACAATGTCCTGGTGCAGCCG AGAGATGACATGGAGGCCATCCCAGGCTACCTTTCTCTTCATCAAACTGCAGACCTCATGACACTGAAATGGACGCCCAATCAGCTGATGAATGGCAATGTGGGAGAGCTAGATTCTGAGAAAAG TGTTTATTGGGATTATGCTATGACAATTCGTTTGGATGAGATTGTGTATCTCCACTGTCATCAGCAAG TGAACAGTGGTGGGACAGTAGTTTTAGTGAGCCAGGACGGGATCCAGAGACCTCCTCTACATTTCCCCAAAGGAGGCCACCTCCTCCAGTTTCTCACCTGCCTAGAGACCGGCTTGCTACCTCATGGACAGCTGGACCCACCACTCTGGAATCAGAGAGGAAAG GGAAAGGTTTTCCCCAAACTGCGAAAGAGGAGTCCACACGGCTCATGTGATTCTGTATCAGATAAGGAAGATGATGAAGCAACCGATTATGTGTTTCGGATCCTGTTTCCTGGCAATCAGATGGAGTTCA TGGCTCTGGAGCTGATGGACCAGGGTGTGAACATGTGGCAACCAACGCCCAGAAAGTCCTCGTGCTCCTCCTGCTCACAGAATGGCTCTTCTGATGGCTCTCTGCCTAATGGCTGTAATCAGGAAAG GGCTCCCTTAAAGCTCCTTTGTGACACCATGAAGTACCAGATAATCTCCCGTGCTTTCTATGGAT GGCTTGCATACTGCCGTCATCTGTCCACAGTTCGTACCCACCTTTCTGCTCTGGTCAACACCACTATTGTTGACCCTGATATGCCCTGTGGTGCCCAAGGAGGCCTCTCTGTGGAGGTCTGGGGCAGGTTCCTCAAGGACAGCTCT GCCTATGAGGAAAAGGAGATACACAGGCTTGTGTATTTTGGTGGTGTGGCTCCTTCTCTACGCAAAGAGGTCTGGCCCTTCCTATTGGGACACTACCAGTTCACCATGACTGAGAAATGCCGGATTGAG ATTGATGAGCAGATGCGGAACATGTATGAGCAGACTATGAAGGAGTGGCAGGGTTGTGAGGCCATTGTCcgtcagagggagagagagaaacatgctGAGGCCCTTGCCAGATGTTCGTCTGGAGCCAGTGTGGAAAGAGGACCAGTGCAGCGGGACTCCACCATCAGTACAGAT TCGTCTCTAAGTAGCAGCTCAGATCAACAGAATGCCCACTCACAAAGTGATTCCAGCAGTAACGCACAG GTATTTGAATCGGTTGAGGCAGTGGATCAGATTGAGACTGAGCCCAGGGCTGAGGAAGGAGAAGTACAGCACAGTAGTCCACTGAAGGACATCACCAGTGGCAATGTAGGCGCCCCACAACTTCCCTCCTGCAACCCCTCCTCCCCAGGTCTGTCCAATCACTGTCCCGGTTCAGAAAACAGCACTCTTGTTACGGAGTCAGCTGTTGGATCTACAACCTTTCAGCAGACAGCGGAAGCATCAGAAatcttaaaaaggaaaactacacCTGGATCACAGCCAGCAGGGGAGGATGCAATGGACCCAGTAGCCAAGGACAAGGTTTTAGAGACCAAGATGGAGACAGTTTCAGAAAGTGAGGTGGTTAAGGACTGTGGAATCAGTAAGTCACAAGAGACATCTGAATCTGAAGAAAAACCTGAAGTAGAAGAAAAAGATGTAACAAAAGAGCAATCTGAAGAATTAAAAGCAGTAGACACAAATATGAATTTAAGATGTGTTCCAGAGAACACTAATGTTCTAAAGCTAGAAACAGAGATTCATAATGAATATTTCCAAGCACCTCCACTTGGGCAGACCTTGACTTTTCAAGCACACAAGAGCAAAGTTTTGGAAGTGGAGCCATTGTGTCCGCCCACAGCAGAAAAAGATACTAATCCACCAAGTGAAATAAAGCCAGAGATTCCTGAAAACCCTGAAACAACTTCTGAAAAAAACCCATCACAAATGACAAAGTCAGAAAGAAAGGATGCTGAAGCAGCAGTTTGTGACTTGGCTGAAACCAAAAAAGCTGCAGAAATTCCATTTGAGAAACCTGGTTCAAATTCACCTGTCAGACAAGTACTGAATGCTCTTCAGTCAGCATCAAGGGGGAGCCTTTCGTTATCGTCCCACTCCCGGCAGTCCCCAGACACAGCAGATTCAGATGACTCTCCTTCTGCCCTAGAAATGGAAGACATTCCTGCAGGGATAACGTGTGTGACCTCTGAGGATATCAAGGCCAGGCCTTTGGCAGACCTTGCTGCACCCCCTGTCTCCTTtgcacaaagagagaaaatggcaTCAGTGGATCTTGTCCTAGATTACCATCTGGACACAGCCTATAACACCAGTCCTGAGGGCACCGACCTGGGCCTTTCAGAAGAGGAGCCTGAGATGGAAAATGTGCTCATTGAACCAGAGTCTGCAGAGGTGGGAAGAGACACCAAACCCGATGAATCCTCAGAAGAACAAACCTATTCT CAAGAAACACTGGACATGTACTTGATCAATTTACATCGCATTGACAAAGATGTCAGACGTTGTGACAGAGCATATTGGTACTTCACTCCTGAGAACCTGGATAAGCTGCGTAACATCATGTGCAG TTACGTGTGGCAGCATCTGGATACAGGTTACGTCCAGGGCATGTGTGATCTGCTAGCTCCCCTGCTGGTTATTCTGGACGACG AGGTCATGGCATTTAGCTGCTTTACTGAACTGATGAAGAGGATGAACCAGAATTTTCCTCATGGAGGTGCCATGGACTCTCACTTTGCCAACATGCGTTCTCTCATCCAG ATCCTGGACTCTGAGCTGTTtgaattgatgcagcagaatggAGACTATACTCACTTCTACTTCTGTTATCGCTGGTTTCTACTTGACTTCAAAAGAG AAATGGTGTATGATGACGTGTTCTCTGTGTGGGAAACAATCTGGGCGGCCAAGTATACCTCCTCTGAGCACTTTGTGCTCTTCATTGCTCTGGCACTCGTGGAGATGTATAGAGACATCATCCTAGAAAATAACATGGACTTCACAGACATCATCAAGTTCT